One window of Sphingobacteriales bacterium genomic DNA carries:
- a CDS encoding N-6 DNA methylase has protein sequence MSNIHEILRNSDYSLTIFTETEIQWLENRIAVSEGKKGKEYKAVCIIRNKEIKITPEEVIRQLYAYKLLEEYGYPAKQIQFEYPVKFGREAKRADIVVVSDKDLSTAYIIAEIKKPKAKDGKEQLKSYCHGTGATMAVWTNGDAINFYHRKNPNFFEAILGLPKADQTLADFLNKPFTLQNLIDQEKANPKGKSLKDIIQDMEDEVLANAGVDVFEEVFKLIFSKLFDEMQSGNEPERSTRNLEFYNHGHDDIQLKDKIQKLFDRANRKWEGVFPEGTKINLTPTHLSVCVSFLQDYKLFNSNLDVVDSAFEFLMQKSSKGEKGQYFTPRYVIDMCVRMMNPKPEEYVIDTAAGSSGFTVHSIFHVWRNQLKKLGLPHNYMMTAEKKPQACIEYVQEKVFAIDFDEKAVRVSRALNLIAGDGQTNVLQLNTLDFTKWEMLKNDPTWDDVFGEGFKRLRKLAERKGDYNHFNFDVVMANPPFAGDIKETTILSHYDLAQQKGNGQKPMGRDILFIERNLKFLKPGGRMAVVLPQGRFNNSSDKYIREYIAGHCRILAVVGLHGNTFKPHTGTKTSVLFVQKWDDKLCPKVDDYNIFFATQQISGKNNSGEPIYWKKNFAAWNSPSLRGQGGVNNYESYITAKSKDAFIEGNMHPVVAQDLLNYGSFTFYDGTTENEDWGFDGIAEAFAEFAKKECLSFFLSAPLKK, from the coding sequence ATGAGCAACATTCATGAAATACTTAGAAATTCGGACTATAGCCTAACCATTTTTACCGAAACCGAAATACAATGGTTGGAAAACCGCATCGCCGTAAGCGAAGGTAAAAAGGGCAAAGAATACAAAGCCGTTTGCATCATTCGTAATAAGGAAATCAAAATTACTCCCGAAGAAGTGATCAGGCAATTATATGCCTACAAGTTATTGGAAGAATACGGCTACCCGGCAAAACAAATCCAATTTGAATATCCTGTCAAGTTTGGCAGAGAAGCAAAACGGGCAGATATTGTGGTAGTAAGCGATAAAGACCTTAGCACGGCTTACATCATTGCTGAAATAAAAAAGCCCAAAGCCAAAGACGGTAAAGAACAATTAAAAAGTTATTGCCATGGCACAGGGGCAACAATGGCAGTTTGGACAAATGGCGATGCCATCAATTTTTACCACCGAAAGAACCCAAACTTTTTTGAAGCCATTTTGGGTTTGCCGAAAGCCGACCAAACACTGGCCGATTTTCTCAATAAACCTTTCACGCTGCAAAACCTGATAGACCAGGAAAAAGCCAATCCAAAGGGTAAATCGCTGAAAGATATTATTCAGGATATGGAAGATGAGGTATTGGCAAATGCCGGAGTTGATGTATTTGAAGAAGTGTTTAAACTTATTTTCTCAAAGCTGTTTGATGAAATGCAAAGCGGCAATGAGCCGGAAAGAAGTACGAGAAATTTAGAATTTTACAATCACGGGCATGATGATATACAACTGAAAGATAAAATTCAAAAACTGTTTGACCGTGCAAACAGAAAATGGGAAGGCGTTTTTCCGGAAGGCACTAAAATAAATCTTACGCCAACACATCTTTCTGTATGTGTTTCTTTTTTGCAAGACTATAAGCTATTCAATAGCAATTTGGATGTGGTGGACAGTGCTTTTGAATTTTTGATGCAGAAAAGCAGCAAGGGCGAAAAGGGGCAATATTTCACCCCGCGTTATGTGATTGATATGTGTGTGCGGATGATGAACCCAAAGCCCGAAGAGTATGTGATTGACACAGCCGCAGGTAGCAGTGGGTTTACAGTACATAGTATTTTCCATGTGTGGCGGAACCAGTTAAAAAAATTGGGCTTGCCTCATAATTATATGATGACAGCCGAAAAGAAACCACAGGCTTGTATTGAATATGTGCAAGAAAAAGTTTTTGCCATTGATTTTGATGAAAAAGCCGTAAGAGTAAGCAGGGCGTTAAATTTAATTGCCGGTGATGGGCAAACCAATGTGTTGCAGCTAAACACCCTCGATTTTACCAAATGGGAAATGCTGAAAAACGATCCGACATGGGATGATGTGTTTGGTGAAGGCTTTAAACGGTTAAGAAAATTAGCCGAGAGAAAAGGCGACTACAATCATTTTAATTTTGATGTAGTAATGGCAAATCCACCCTTTGCAGGGGATATCAAAGAAACAACCATACTCAGCCATTACGACCTTGCACAGCAAAAAGGCAACGGACAAAAGCCAATGGGCAGAGATATTCTGTTTATAGAGCGCAACCTCAAATTTTTAAAACCCGGAGGGCGTATGGCAGTGGTATTGCCGCAGGGCAGGTTTAATAACAGCAGCGATAAATACATACGGGAATACATTGCCGGGCATTGCCGAATTTTGGCAGTAGTTGGCTTGCACGGCAACACCTTTAAACCACATACCGGCACCAAAACCAGCGTGTTGTTTGTGCAAAAATGGGATGATAAACTTTGCCCGAAAGTTGACGACTACAACATATTTTTTGCCACACAGCAAATAAGCGGTAAAAACAATAGCGGCGAACCCATTTATTGGAAAAAGAACTTTGCTGCTTGGAATTCCCCATCATTGAGGGGGCAAGGGGGAGTAAACAACTACGAAAGCTACATAACTGCCAAAAGCAAAGATGCCTTTATAGAAGGCAATATGCATCCCGTAGTAGCACAGGATTTATTGAACTATGGCAGCTTTACTTTTTACGACGGCACCACCGAAAACGAAGATTGGGGCTTTGATGGAATAGCCGAAGCATTTGCAGAGTTTGCAAAAAAAGAATGTTTAAGTTTTTTCCTTTCCGCCCCTTTGAAGAAGTAA
- a CDS encoding DUF559 domain-containing protein, whose amino-acid sequence MFKFFPFRPFEEVKFSTEGLTKEFLENNNIPTKNLLFSKYHLPYNPNLKQFSRNLRNVSELAEILLWNELKADKFLGLSFNRQKPILNYIADFYCKEKGVVIEIDGASHFSEEAMQYDAERDRQMKVLGLKVIRIADKDVRKNMAGVLEELAHFLTPELTPPNPQQEITPPNPQQEITPPKRLSKKHPHCGLI is encoded by the coding sequence ATGTTTAAGTTTTTTCCTTTCCGCCCCTTTGAAGAAGTAAAATTTTCAACAGAGGGGCTTACAAAAGAATTTTTAGAAAACAATAATATACCCACCAAAAATTTACTTTTCAGTAAGTACCATTTACCTTACAATCCAAACTTAAAACAGTTTAGCAGAAATCTGAGAAATGTAAGCGAACTGGCAGAAATACTGCTTTGGAATGAATTAAAAGCCGATAAATTTTTGGGACTAAGTTTCAATCGTCAGAAGCCAATACTCAACTACATAGCCGATTTTTATTGTAAAGAAAAAGGAGTAGTTATAGAAATTGACGGAGCAAGCCATTTTTCCGAAGAAGCAATGCAATATGATGCTGAAAGAGATAGGCAAATGAAAGTTTTGGGCTTAAAAGTAATTAGAATTGCAGATAAAGACGTAAGAAAAAATATGGCAGGTGTGCTGGAAGAATTAGCGCATTTTTTAACTCCGGAGCTAACTCCCCCTAACCCGCAGCAGGAAATAACTCCCCCTAACCCGCAGCAGGAAATAACTCCCCCTAAGAGGCTGTCTAAAAAGCATCCACATTGTGGGTTAATTTAA
- a CDS encoding restriction endonuclease subunit S produces the protein MEGLEVVEIKYNALENIIDYRIESEYFDKRFLNNEKLLRKNSIPFFEVANYDNGRAYASDKFSELNLWENRSVKVAKIGDVTQKRFIEQWENLELEEFIFQKGELLKVDDILMSLTGDPPDVGKVSLIFEVPCNATWNQRVAKVYLRDEQTVFISNRVFFVILSTKYCREQLERYAKGIRQRNLGTECLQEMKVPVISNSFQEVIEKTIQTYYLKIQQSKVLYTEAENILLQELGLINWQPTIKNNNTKTLKESFLSSGRIDAEYYQPKYDEIENIIKEYKDGWSTIGNSLLEINTGDFCNEYHEKAEGLTFYIRNTNISKGRIVEDEKYFVSTNGLTKFTKEGDILTARVGAIGSFGTVNKKFENSIYSDNVLCLRLHHNLLPDVYTCYLNSNINAELMEKIAGGSVQPLITQTSIKDLVIPIFPNNIQKVVSEKMQQSFKLQAQSKELLEAAKRAVEIAIEQNEIAALDFLNDY, from the coding sequence TTGGAAGGGCTGGAAGTGGTTGAAATAAAATATAACGCCTTAGAAAATATTATTGATTATAGAATTGAGTCAGAATATTTTGATAAACGATTTTTGAATAATGAAAAATTACTCCGCAAAAACTCCATACCATTTTTTGAGGTTGCCAATTATGACAATGGCAGGGCTTATGCTTCTGATAAATTTTCGGAATTAAATTTATGGGAAAATCGCAGCGTTAAAGTTGCAAAGATTGGTGATGTAACTCAAAAGAGATTTATAGAGCAATGGGAAAATTTAGAGTTAGAAGAATTCATCTTTCAAAAAGGCGAATTACTTAAAGTTGATGATATACTAATGTCTTTAACTGGTGACCCACCAGATGTTGGCAAAGTTTCATTGATATTTGAAGTGCCTTGTAATGCAACTTGGAACCAAAGAGTTGCTAAGGTGTATTTAAGGGATGAGCAAACTGTTTTTATCTCTAATAGAGTGTTCTTTGTTATATTATCTACTAAGTATTGCAGAGAACAACTTGAACGATATGCAAAAGGAATTAGACAGAGAAACTTAGGCACAGAGTGTTTGCAAGAAATGAAAGTGCCTGTTATTTCAAATAGTTTTCAGGAAGTAATTGAAAAAACAATTCAAACCTATTATTTAAAAATTCAGCAATCCAAAGTTCTTTACACCGAAGCCGAAAATATCCTATTACAAGAATTGGGTTTAATCAATTGGCAACCTACTATCAAAAACAACAATACCAAAACACTAAAAGAAAGTTTTCTTTCAAGTGGAAGAATTGATGCGGAATATTATCAGCCGAAGTATGATGAGATTGAAAATATAATAAAGGAATATAAAGATGGTTGGTCCACCATAGGAAATAGTTTATTGGAGATAAATACAGGAGATTTTTGCAACGAGTACCATGAAAAGGCTGAAGGTCTAACGTTCTATATCCGTAATACCAATATATCAAAAGGTCGGATTGTTGAGGATGAAAAATATTTTGTCAGTACTAACGGATTAACAAAATTTACAAAAGAAGGAGACATTCTAACTGCACGAGTTGGTGCAATTGGTTCATTTGGTACTGTTAACAAAAAGTTTGAAAACAGTATTTATTCGGATAATGTATTGTGTTTAAGGCTTCATCACAATTTATTGCCTGACGTTTATACTTGCTACTTAAATTCAAATATAAATGCAGAATTAATGGAAAAAATTGCTGGTGGTTCAGTTCAGCCATTAATAACTCAAACCTCTATCAAGGATTTGGTTATTCCTATTTTCCCAAATAATATACAAAAGGTAGTTTCCGAAAAAATGCAGCAATCATTCAAATTACAAGCCCAAAGCAAAGAACTATTAGAGGCTGCAAAACGGGCAGTAGAAATAGCTATTGAGCAAAACGAAATAGCAGCATTGGATTTTTTGAACGATTATTAA
- the gcvT gene encoding glycine cleavage system aminomethyltransferase GcvT, producing the protein MKNTPFTDFHIASGAKMAEFAGYNMPISYTGINDEHLCVRQKAGIFDVSHMGQFIVRGDGAAQLVQKISSNDVLKLEEGEVQYSCLMNHQGGITDDMLVYRLPGNAFMLVVNAANIEKDWNWLLNENHENAELIDISDRTALLAVQGPMAAQILQPLTKMNLSEMKYYTFEKGIFAGFENILVSATGYTGAGGFEIYFDNENAAAIWDVIMEKGTPFGLQPAGLGARDTLRLEKGYCLYGNDIDDTTTPLEAGLSWITKLKTDLPFIGRSELLSQQQTGVARKLVGFELIQKGIPRHHYPITDATGNHIGTVTSGTFSPSLQKAIGMGYVPTDFAKAGTAIYIDIRGKLTEARVVKMPFL; encoded by the coding sequence ATGAAAAATACTCCTTTTACCGATTTTCATATTGCGTCAGGCGCAAAAATGGCCGAGTTTGCCGGATATAATATGCCTATCAGCTATACCGGCATCAACGACGAACATCTCTGTGTACGTCAAAAAGCCGGCATATTCGATGTTTCCCACATGGGACAGTTTATTGTTCGGGGTGATGGCGCTGCACAACTTGTTCAGAAAATCAGCAGCAATGATGTATTAAAACTCGAAGAGGGGGAAGTTCAGTATTCCTGCCTGATGAATCATCAAGGCGGTATTACAGACGATATGTTGGTCTATAGACTTCCGGGTAATGCGTTTATGCTGGTGGTCAATGCCGCAAATATCGAAAAAGACTGGAACTGGCTGTTAAATGAAAATCATGAAAATGCCGAACTGATTGATATATCTGACCGCACAGCATTGCTGGCAGTTCAAGGCCCTATGGCAGCACAAATCCTGCAACCCCTTACAAAGATGAACCTGTCGGAAATGAAATACTATACTTTCGAAAAAGGAATCTTTGCCGGGTTTGAAAACATCCTGGTATCTGCCACCGGATATACCGGCGCAGGCGGGTTTGAAATATACTTCGATAATGAAAATGCTGCTGCTATCTGGGATGTAATTATGGAAAAAGGAACCCCCTTTGGTTTGCAACCTGCCGGGCTGGGTGCAAGAGATACCCTTCGACTTGAAAAAGGGTATTGCCTTTATGGCAACGATATTGACGATACCACCACCCCGCTCGAAGCCGGTTTGAGCTGGATTACCAAACTTAAAACAGACCTGCCTTTCATCGGCAGAAGTGAATTATTATCACAACAACAAACCGGAGTTGCCCGAAAACTTGTAGGTTTTGAATTGATACAAAAAGGAATACCCCGACACCACTACCCTATCACAGATGCAACCGGCAACCACATCGGAACGGTAACTTCCGGCACTTTCTCCCCCTCGCTCCAAAAAGCTATCGGTATGGGTTATGTTCCAACTGATTTTGCCAAAGCAGGCACTGCTATATATATAGATATCAGGGGCAAACTGACCGAAGCACGGGTGGTTAAAATGCCGTTTTTATAG
- a CDS encoding HU family DNA-binding protein, which produces MNKKELIDHIAGESGLTKVQATAALSALIKGVEDTLKKGDKVILVGFGTFSSSNRPARTARNPQTGKAVSVAARNVVKFKAGKDLENALN; this is translated from the coding sequence ATGAACAAAAAAGAATTGATAGACCATATTGCCGGTGAGTCGGGCTTAACAAAAGTTCAGGCTACTGCTGCATTAAGCGCTTTAATTAAAGGCGTTGAAGACACGCTTAAAAAAGGCGACAAAGTAATTTTAGTTGGCTTTGGCACTTTTTCGTCAAGCAACCGTCCGGCTCGCACTGCCCGCAATCCGCAAACCGGAAAGGCAGTATCTGTTGCAGCCCGCAACGTAGTTAAATTTAAAGCCGGTAAAGATTTAGAAAACGCTCTTAACTAA